In the genome of Synergistes jonesii, one region contains:
- a CDS encoding M14 family metallopeptidase produces the protein MGGKKTEILQFPTDGGQTIELPVGLIIGDEPGPEAVITAGIHAGEFCSELAAIKLLHELTPADVKGSIKIITMCNTAAFETGAFTPVFADENNLNRCFPGQIKGNYNDVLAAKIFDEIKGADYHIDLHGSGAQERSVPFAAYHRGRRGELNDRSHEMAYYFGMPNIMITETEGRWSDKGCCYSSVYENIGIPSVLFQTGGLNAASAEAVRIHIDGVKNVMRRLGSLRGNQQPVGRPQIFENMEKVRASKRGIYYRRVRVGDMVKRGQMIGLLTDYFGTVIEKFIAPVTGKVLYMTESSSLREKGFVAAIGVSFGK, from the coding sequence ATGGGTGGGAAAAAAACTGAAATTCTGCAATTTCCAACGGACGGCGGGCAAACGATCGAACTTCCGGTCGGCTTGATAATAGGCGACGAGCCGGGGCCCGAAGCCGTCATAACGGCCGGCATCCACGCCGGGGAGTTCTGCAGCGAGCTTGCCGCGATAAAGCTGCTGCACGAGCTTACGCCGGCCGACGTAAAGGGGAGCATCAAAATAATCACGATGTGCAACACGGCGGCCTTCGAAACGGGCGCTTTCACTCCGGTATTCGCGGACGAGAATAATCTCAACCGCTGCTTCCCCGGCCAGATCAAAGGAAATTACAACGACGTCCTCGCCGCGAAGATATTCGACGAGATAAAGGGCGCCGATTACCATATAGACCTGCACGGCAGCGGCGCGCAGGAACGCTCGGTCCCCTTTGCGGCGTATCACAGGGGCAGGCGCGGCGAGCTCAACGACCGTTCCCACGAGATGGCCTATTACTTCGGAATGCCGAACATCATGATCACGGAGACGGAGGGGCGCTGGTCCGACAAGGGCTGTTGCTACTCGAGCGTTTACGAGAACATCGGCATCCCGTCGGTCCTCTTCCAGACTGGCGGGTTGAACGCCGCGTCGGCTGAGGCCGTGAGGATACACATAGACGGAGTCAAAAACGTGATGCGCCGTCTCGGCTCGCTGCGCGGGAATCAGCAGCCGGTCGGCAGACCGCAGATATTCGAGAACATGGAAAAGGTGCGCGCGTCTAAGCGCGGCATATATTACAGAAGAGTGCGCGTCGGCGACATGGTGAAGCGCGGCCAGATGATCGGGTTGCTCACCGACTATTTCGGCACGGTGATCGAAAAATTCATCGCGCCGGTAACGGGAAAGGTGCTCTATATGACGGAAAGCTCGTCGCTCCGGGAAAAGGGCTTCGTCGCGGCGATCGGCGTGAGCTTCGGGAAATAA